The Marispirochaeta aestuarii genome includes a region encoding these proteins:
- a CDS encoding insulinase family protein, protein MNMHHGQSIHGFRIESVSDLPEFRGRGISARHEATGLELFHLHNDDPENLFSFVFKTPPKDNSGVAHIVEHAVLAGSRRFPIKDPFLVLLKGSLNTFLNAMTYPDKTVYPGASTVPRDYYNLMTVYGDAVFFPLLRREIFLQEGVRLQPSEDGLELSGVVFNEMQGNYSSFESLVGEWSYRGLFPDSSYGYDSGGEPQAIRELSYEEFCRYHADYYHPSNCRIFLYGNIPTEEQLAFLQEQFLSSFDSPRQVDASISMEPDWDAPRTLTVNAPAGSGDEGGGENGASVLVSWRLRNVDDPEYLLAWEVLAEILLGNPGSPLYKALMDSRLGEDLSPSCGLDSELRDLVFSAGLRGMDPDRRESLEDTIFGLLKNLAAEGIPGEFREAALARIDFRHREIRGGVPFGLRLMGRALRGWLHGHRPETTMRYEEVIQSLKTRLQREPDYFSRLIREELLENTNRVVVTIRPDDQYYLHNEEDEKEWLSRKVSELGGEGVRKVTEEYRLMTSFQETPDSAEELAKVPCVSIEDLPREVKRYSLEDHLLNGRAGMVPVSLHETFCNGVVYLDLAIDVSGLEQDEYLLLPYFSKYLCNTGYPGVSYDRVATLLARHSGGFYSFLEASDRIDAPDDPALYLYFRIKALEAELPRTLEIISRLLNNGILDDRQRLKEELLELRNDMRSAVVSSGHSFASLRASRGFSGVLSLEELWRGIEQFLYINALSSDFDDSWKKLSRRMSALRKKLLTRERMLLNITADTGLLERIEPAVTEFFTAFPSGEKKKKRPLADALPVPRYQALLIPTTVNYAALAFPSSRLGDREHPYEDLLAHILKVESLWEKIRMQGGAYGAFASVNATEGVFAMASYRDPHTFRTFQAFRDSLAELKEGTDPLLLEKAVISVAGRELRPLAPGEEGMLAFRRRLYSISDDERQKKREIILSAGSEDIRRAAERLMSALDAHAKAVLVTSREGWKESAEIIPELASDYLNLPV, encoded by the coding sequence CAGAGCATCCACGGCTTCCGCATCGAATCGGTCAGTGATCTTCCTGAATTCCGCGGCAGGGGAATCAGCGCGCGTCACGAAGCCACAGGGCTGGAGCTTTTTCATCTTCATAACGATGATCCGGAGAATCTTTTCTCCTTCGTATTCAAGACCCCGCCGAAGGACAACAGCGGGGTCGCTCACATCGTGGAGCATGCCGTTCTCGCCGGATCACGGCGGTTTCCCATCAAGGACCCTTTTCTTGTACTGCTGAAGGGGAGCCTGAATACCTTTCTCAATGCCATGACCTACCCTGACAAGACTGTCTACCCGGGAGCAAGTACGGTCCCCAGGGATTACTATAACCTGATGACCGTCTATGGAGACGCTGTTTTCTTTCCCCTTCTGCGCAGGGAGATCTTTTTGCAGGAGGGAGTGCGCCTTCAGCCCTCGGAGGACGGCCTCGAACTTTCCGGGGTGGTTTTTAACGAAATGCAGGGAAACTACTCCTCCTTCGAGTCCCTTGTGGGGGAGTGGTCATATCGGGGTCTCTTTCCCGATTCAAGCTACGGCTATGATTCCGGCGGTGAACCCCAGGCTATCAGGGAGCTGAGTTACGAAGAGTTCTGCAGGTATCACGCCGATTATTATCACCCCTCCAACTGCAGGATTTTTTTATACGGTAACATCCCCACGGAAGAACAGCTGGCCTTTCTGCAGGAGCAGTTTCTGTCATCCTTTGACTCGCCCCGGCAGGTGGATGCCTCCATAAGCATGGAGCCGGATTGGGATGCTCCCCGTACCTTGACGGTCAACGCTCCCGCCGGCTCAGGGGATGAGGGGGGAGGCGAAAACGGGGCCAGTGTGCTGGTGAGCTGGCGCCTGAGGAATGTTGACGATCCGGAATACCTCCTTGCATGGGAGGTACTTGCCGAAATACTGCTGGGAAACCCCGGCTCACCTCTCTACAAAGCTCTGATGGACTCGCGGCTGGGAGAGGACCTTTCTCCTTCCTGCGGACTGGATTCGGAACTCCGGGACCTGGTTTTTTCCGCCGGTCTCAGGGGGATGGATCCGGACAGGAGAGAAAGCCTCGAGGATACAATTTTCGGGCTGTTGAAAAACCTTGCCGCGGAGGGAATCCCCGGGGAGTTTCGTGAAGCGGCTCTCGCCAGAATCGATTTCCGTCACCGGGAAATCCGCGGAGGTGTTCCTTTCGGACTCAGGCTGATGGGAAGAGCTCTGCGGGGATGGCTCCACGGGCATCGACCGGAGACGACGATGCGCTATGAGGAGGTCATTCAGTCCCTCAAGACCCGTCTTCAGCGGGAGCCGGACTATTTTTCCCGGCTTATCAGGGAAGAGCTCCTGGAGAATACCAACCGGGTGGTGGTTACCATTCGTCCCGATGATCAGTATTACCTTCATAATGAAGAGGATGAAAAAGAGTGGCTCTCCAGGAAGGTCTCTGAACTGGGAGGTGAGGGAGTACGAAAGGTAACTGAGGAGTATCGCCTGATGACGAGCTTCCAGGAGACGCCGGATTCGGCGGAGGAGCTTGCGAAGGTCCCCTGTGTTTCCATCGAGGATCTGCCCCGGGAAGTTAAACGATACTCCCTGGAGGATCATCTCCTGAACGGCAGGGCCGGAATGGTTCCCGTCTCCCTTCATGAGACCTTCTGTAACGGCGTGGTGTATCTTGATCTTGCCATTGATGTCTCCGGGCTTGAACAGGATGAGTACCTGCTCCTGCCCTATTTTTCAAAGTATCTCTGCAATACGGGATACCCGGGGGTTTCCTACGATCGGGTGGCCACCCTGCTGGCGCGCCATTCCGGAGGTTTTTACTCTTTCCTCGAGGCCTCGGACAGGATCGATGCACCTGATGATCCGGCGCTCTATCTCTATTTCCGGATCAAGGCCCTGGAAGCTGAGCTGCCCCGGACTCTGGAGATAATCAGCCGACTTCTGAACAACGGAATTCTGGATGACCGTCAGAGACTGAAAGAGGAACTCCTGGAACTGCGGAATGATATGCGTTCTGCAGTGGTATCTTCGGGACACTCCTTTGCGTCTTTACGGGCATCCCGTGGGTTCTCCGGAGTTCTTTCTCTGGAAGAGCTGTGGCGCGGGATCGAACAGTTTCTGTATATAAACGCCCTGAGCAGCGATTTCGATGATTCCTGGAAAAAGCTCTCCCGAAGGATGTCCGCACTTCGGAAGAAGCTCCTGACCCGCGAACGCATGCTTCTGAATATAACCGCGGATACCGGTCTCCTGGAGAGAATTGAACCGGCGGTGACGGAATTTTTCACCGCCTTTCCCTCCGGAGAGAAGAAGAAAAAGCGACCCCTCGCTGATGCCCTGCCCGTTCCCCGATACCAGGCCCTGCTTATTCCGACAACGGTGAATTACGCGGCTTTGGCATTTCCTTCTTCCAGACTGGGAGACAGGGAGCATCCCTATGAGGACCTTCTTGCCCATATCCTGAAGGTCGAATCCCTCTGGGAGAAGATCCGTATGCAGGGCGGGGCCTACGGTGCTTTTGCTTCGGTGAATGCAACCGAAGGTGTCTTTGCCATGGCCAGTTATCGCGATCCCCATACGTTCCGGACCTTCCAGGCATTCCGGGATTCCCTGGCGGAACTGAAGGAAGGTACCGATCCTCTGCTCCTGGAAAAAGCTGTTATCAGTGTCGCGGGACGGGAACTCCGGCCTCTGGCCCCCGGTGAGGAGGGGATGCTCGCCTTTCGACGAAGACTCTACTCAATCAGTGACGATGAGAGACAGAAAAAGCGGGAAATAATTCTCTCCGCCGGATCTGAGGATATACGCAGGGCTGCCGAAAGGCTGATGTCTGCCCTGGATGCTCATGCAAAGGCGGTCCTGGTAACCAGCAGGGAGGGATGGAAGGAATCAGCGGAGATTATTCCTGAACTCGCTTCCGACTATCTGAACCTCCCGGTTTAG
- a CDS encoding D-2-hydroxyacid dehydrogenase encodes MKYLIYGTDPAKADDQLIDKIRSIAPGYEVVCGKTEKELSPYLADAEIAFREVDTELLLRMPALKWFQAWTAGVDHLLEDPRIMKSSFQISTASGIHPVAMTEHIFALLLTLSRGLQYSQDFRGQHKWKKVPSLRLFELEGKTMLILGAGAIGRRSATIARAFGMRVIAAKRRHLDRLGPFDEVVPWEGFREYLKTADVVLNILPLTPETEGLFGPGEFSLMHPESVFINVGRGKTVDTDALLEALEKGSIAGACLDVIDPEPLGNDSPAWKMDNLILTGHYAGVTPRYEERGNALFLSNLELYINGKEPANLVDRERGY; translated from the coding sequence ATGAAGTATTTAATCTATGGAACAGATCCGGCGAAGGCGGATGACCAGCTGATCGATAAGATCCGGTCCATTGCGCCAGGATATGAAGTCGTCTGCGGAAAAACGGAGAAAGAACTTTCCCCGTACCTTGCGGATGCGGAGATCGCATTCCGGGAGGTAGATACCGAACTGCTCCTCAGGATGCCCGCCCTTAAATGGTTCCAGGCCTGGACCGCGGGGGTTGACCATCTGCTGGAAGATCCCCGGATAATGAAGAGCTCCTTTCAGATCAGCACCGCCAGCGGAATCCATCCGGTAGCCATGACGGAACACATTTTTGCCCTGCTCCTGACCCTTTCCCGGGGACTGCAGTACTCTCAGGATTTTCGCGGCCAGCACAAATGGAAAAAGGTACCCTCCCTGCGGCTCTTTGAACTGGAGGGGAAAACCATGCTGATCCTGGGGGCCGGTGCCATCGGACGCCGCAGCGCCACAATCGCCAGGGCCTTCGGCATGCGGGTAATTGCCGCAAAACGGCGTCATCTCGACCGTCTTGGTCCCTTTGACGAAGTTGTTCCCTGGGAAGGCTTCCGGGAATACCTGAAAACCGCCGACGTGGTGCTGAATATTCTTCCCCTGACTCCGGAGACTGAAGGGCTCTTTGGTCCCGGGGAGTTCAGCCTGATGCATCCGGAATCGGTTTTCATAAACGTTGGCCGCGGCAAAACCGTCGATACGGACGCACTGCTCGAAGCCCTTGAAAAGGGAAGCATCGCCGGTGCATGTCTGGATGTAATCGATCCGGAGCCCCTGGGCAATGATTCTCCCGCCTGGAAGATGGACAACCTGATCCTGACCGGACACTACGCGGGGGTTACGCCCCGTTACGAAGAACGGGGAAACGCGCTTTTTCTCAGTAACCTGGAACTCTACATAAACGGAAAAGAACCGGCAAATCTGGTTGACCGGGAGCGGGGATACTGA
- a CDS encoding ABC transporter ATP-binding protein — translation MKGKLDASGVSFSYGNRRVLRDVSLSVQPGVFSAIIGPNGSGKTTFLKNLLRQLTPQRGTVLLDGREIRELSRREYARAAGSVPQNPSLDYEYTVEDIVLMGRYPHLGRLQRLSAGDREIAHEAMRRAEVLELRDQHITRLSGGEAQRVVIARALTQEPQILALDEPTNHLDIRHQTAILGLLKDLCRDKGIAVVTILHDLNFALGYADMVLLLHEGSVYSSGPPGEILTPRAIEEVYGVEAAVTTNPINGKPHIVYRT, via the coding sequence ATGAAGGGGAAACTCGATGCCAGCGGAGTCAGCTTTTCCTACGGAAACCGCCGGGTTCTCCGGGATGTCTCCCTCTCGGTGCAGCCCGGGGTCTTTAGCGCCATAATCGGTCCCAACGGTTCCGGGAAAACCACCTTTCTCAAAAACCTGCTGCGCCAGCTGACCCCGCAGAGGGGTACTGTTCTGCTGGACGGCAGGGAAATACGCGAATTATCCCGCAGGGAATACGCCAGGGCCGCAGGGAGCGTCCCGCAGAATCCCTCCCTGGATTACGAATACACCGTTGAGGACATTGTCCTGATGGGACGGTACCCCCACCTGGGACGCCTGCAGCGACTCAGCGCCGGGGACAGGGAGATCGCCCATGAAGCCATGCGCCGGGCGGAAGTTCTTGAACTCCGGGACCAGCACATTACCCGACTCTCCGGTGGAGAAGCCCAGCGGGTCGTGATAGCCCGGGCACTGACCCAGGAGCCGCAGATCCTCGCCCTGGATGAACCGACCAATCACCTGGATATTCGACATCAGACTGCAATACTCGGACTTCTTAAGGATCTGTGCCGGGACAAGGGGATAGCCGTGGTGACGATCCTCCATGATCTCAATTTCGCCCTCGGTTATGCAGACATGGTACTGCTGCTGCATGAAGGTTCCGTCTACAGTTCAGGTCCCCCCGGGGAGATTCTGACCCCCCGGGCGATCGAGGAGGTCTACGGAGTTGAAGCGGCGGTCACGACAAATCCCATAAATGGTAAACCCCACATCGTCTACCGCACATGA
- a CDS encoding FecCD family ABC transporter permease, whose amino-acid sequence MKTPSRKPLAGPLSFTLPIIMAMVILLSASFGSASVSFRDSSGIILNRLFPFLNWSYPETMELIVLQIRLPRIILALLVGTGLAAGGVVFQGVFRNPMADPYVLGVSSGAAFGVTMAMVSGLSALPLIGPGLVPASAFLGALAATLLVLGVAGGLRDASLISLLLAGIAVSFLLSAGISLMMYLNREQVESIVIWTFGSFSAAGWEQILLAGPIILSASILISLFNRDLDLLSMGEDTAGTLGMHVQRTRLFLLVTATLISAAAVMVSGIIGFVGLIVPHAVRIVTGPRHRLLLPWAMFSGALFCVVSDTLARTLLEPTEIPVGIITALFGAPYFLYLLRRRTGRPA is encoded by the coding sequence ATGAAAACTCCTTCACGGAAACCCTTGGCGGGTCCCCTCAGTTTTACCCTCCCCATTATAATGGCGATGGTCATTCTTCTCTCCGCCTCCTTCGGTTCCGCCAGCGTGAGTTTCAGGGATTCCAGCGGGATTATCCTCAACCGGCTCTTTCCCTTTTTAAACTGGAGCTACCCCGAAACCATGGAGCTTATTGTACTCCAGATACGTCTTCCCCGGATTATCCTCGCCCTGCTGGTCGGTACCGGTCTGGCCGCGGGGGGAGTGGTATTTCAGGGGGTTTTCCGCAATCCCATGGCAGATCCCTATGTGCTGGGGGTCTCCTCGGGAGCCGCTTTCGGGGTAACCATGGCCATGGTTTCCGGCCTGTCCGCCCTGCCCCTTATAGGGCCCGGTCTGGTTCCTGCCTCGGCCTTCCTCGGTGCCCTGGCCGCAACCCTGCTGGTACTGGGCGTAGCCGGCGGGCTCAGGGATGCGTCCCTGATCAGCCTGCTTCTGGCGGGCATCGCCGTCAGCTTTCTCCTTTCCGCCGGCATCTCCCTGATGATGTACCTGAACCGGGAGCAGGTGGAATCAATCGTAATCTGGACCTTCGGCAGCTTCTCCGCCGCAGGCTGGGAGCAGATACTCCTGGCGGGACCCATTATTCTGTCCGCTTCGATCCTGATCTCCCTTTTCAACCGGGATCTGGATCTTCTGAGCATGGGTGAGGATACCGCAGGCACCCTGGGAATGCATGTTCAAAGAACACGCCTTTTTCTTCTTGTTACTGCTACCCTGATCAGTGCCGCAGCGGTTATGGTAAGCGGTATCATCGGCTTTGTCGGGCTTATTGTTCCCCACGCCGTACGCATTGTCACAGGTCCCCGCCACAGACTCCTCCTTCCCTGGGCGATGTTCAGCGGAGCCCTTTTCTGCGTGGTGAGCGATACCCTGGCACGGACCCTTCTTGAACCGACGGAGATTCCCGTGGGAATTATTACCGCCCTCTTCGGGGCCCCCTATTTTCTCTATCTGCTGCGCCGCAGGACGGGGAGACCGGCATGA
- a CDS encoding ABC transporter substrate-binding protein: MHSCRLFKSWPFRPALVLAALFLVSPFLIAGGASEKPLPDDSPADGFPVSVLDSFDRRVIISREPKRIVSLAPNITEILFALGEGDRLAGRSSWCDYPPGVENVPDAGSLMEPNIEKIASLRPDLIIASAHFQRGSLDKLDRLGVPVLILFGPESFDGLFYTIDKLAGLVDAEAAASRIKTDMRRRIEAVQEKTAGLARPKVYYVIDFGAGGDYTAGGNSFIHQLLTMAGARNIAEDLKGWAYSVEMVIQGDPDLIICPDIPGFRERLTASPGYRSLRAVREDRVFQIDVDLIDRQGPRLIDGLEVLAGIIHPEAFR, encoded by the coding sequence TTGCATTCCTGCAGATTATTCAAATCCTGGCCGTTCAGACCGGCACTGGTTCTTGCGGCTTTATTTTTAGTATCTCCCTTCCTGATCGCAGGGGGTGCATCCGAGAAGCCTCTGCCCGACGATTCTCCCGCTGACGGTTTTCCTGTTAGTGTTCTCGATTCCTTTGACCGGAGGGTTATCATATCCAGGGAACCGAAGAGAATCGTTTCGCTGGCCCCGAACATAACGGAGATCCTCTTTGCTCTGGGAGAAGGAGACCGGCTGGCGGGGCGATCCAGCTGGTGCGATTATCCCCCCGGGGTAGAGAATGTTCCCGATGCCGGCAGTCTGATGGAGCCGAACATCGAAAAAATCGCATCCCTGCGTCCTGATCTGATCATTGCCTCTGCCCATTTTCAGCGGGGGAGCCTCGACAAGCTCGATCGCCTGGGAGTTCCGGTACTGATACTCTTTGGTCCGGAAAGTTTCGATGGCCTTTTCTACACCATCGACAAGCTTGCAGGCCTGGTGGATGCCGAAGCAGCCGCTTCCAGGATAAAAACGGACATGCGCCGGAGAATCGAAGCTGTACAGGAAAAAACTGCAGGTCTGGCGAGGCCGAAGGTCTATTATGTCATAGATTTCGGAGCCGGCGGAGACTACACCGCCGGGGGAAACAGCTTTATCCACCAGCTTCTGACCATGGCGGGAGCACGTAATATTGCTGAGGATCTGAAAGGATGGGCCTACAGCGTCGAGATGGTCATACAGGGAGACCCGGACCTGATAATCTGTCCGGATATTCCGGGATTCAGAGAGAGACTCACTGCAAGCCCGGGGTACCGCAGCCTGAGGGCCGTCAGAGAGGACAGGGTATTTCAGATCGATGTGGACCTGATCGACCGTCAGGGGCCGCGTCTGATCGATGGACTGGAAGTCCTGGCGGGAATCATCCATCCCGAGGCCTTCAGATGA
- a CDS encoding YhjD/YihY/BrkB family envelope integrity protein: MNKPGVIKQVLQMYTASNGPMLAKGLTYNLLLGLLPFLFLVFWSAAVLVDVVPGLLELLELELIDVLPAQIGQIVRNQISYLGRSKGALGILTVGIFSVTVFLLFESLGRIIRILHGRPRYRWFSRHLISLGMVFGTLLFIYISAVLSLGVKTVHHLLDFAGEFPPFGTTLLVIILPALFFALSQIIYAGRRLNLLSLIPVSLISSGLWYATALGSNTLIRYAGRRFIIYGAMAGAVSYAVFLRILAEIVVFATLIVRFTSFGKGDDRESAGDMSGWVPHWEETDSSVSEEPETRTVQDGGINSESAE; the protein is encoded by the coding sequence ATGAATAAACCAGGTGTAATAAAACAGGTCCTGCAGATGTATACTGCATCCAATGGTCCAATGCTGGCAAAAGGACTTACCTATAATCTTCTTCTTGGGCTGCTTCCCTTTTTATTTCTGGTTTTCTGGTCTGCAGCAGTTCTGGTCGATGTGGTTCCTGGGTTACTTGAACTGCTGGAGCTTGAACTGATTGATGTTCTTCCTGCACAGATCGGTCAAATAGTACGTAATCAGATTTCCTACCTGGGTAGGTCGAAGGGGGCGCTTGGAATCCTTACTGTTGGGATCTTTTCTGTGACAGTCTTTCTCCTTTTCGAATCCCTTGGCAGGATTATCCGGATTTTGCATGGCAGACCACGTTATCGCTGGTTCAGCAGACACCTGATCTCCCTCGGGATGGTTTTCGGAACGCTGCTTTTTATCTATATTTCTGCAGTTCTATCGCTGGGAGTCAAGACAGTCCATCATTTGCTTGATTTTGCCGGTGAGTTTCCGCCTTTTGGAACAACCCTGCTGGTCATTATTCTACCGGCCCTGTTCTTCGCTTTGAGTCAGATCATCTATGCGGGCCGACGTTTGAATCTGCTTTCTCTTATTCCTGTTTCCCTGATATCCTCCGGGCTTTGGTATGCGACTGCCCTGGGGAGCAACACTCTTATCCGGTATGCCGGAAGAAGATTCATTATATACGGCGCTATGGCAGGAGCAGTGAGTTATGCAGTCTTTCTGAGAATCCTGGCGGAGATTGTAGTCTTTGCTACTCTTATCGTTCGCTTTACTTCTTTCGGAAAAGGGGATGATCGTGAATCGGCAGGTGACATGTCAGGATGGGTTCCGCACTGGGAGGAGACAGACAGCTCAGTATCTGAAGAACCTGAGACAAGGACAGTTCAGGATGGCGGAATCAACAGCGAGAGTGCAGAATAA
- the ppk1 gene encoding polyphosphate kinase 1 gives MSSTKQSPRYRFFNRDLSWLEFNRRVLSEGLDQSVPLLERMKFLAITSSNFDEFFMVRVATLKRAVRHGDAITCPSGLSPSEQLEEIDRRVRSITEQQYSCLKNELIPSLKKAGVTYAPPEEWNQQQIRAIGDLFNEEIFPVISPVRITGEESFPFICGLRLHILFSLKRPGEAEEKYALVQIPESQQRVIFIPDPGSGKIFTLLDDIILHMAENLFPGYEISEAAIFRLTRDADMGVDEQRDEDFVEAMEEIIQSRRTSRVVRLEISTRSDKLRNLIIEKLDIDTRDIYSIDGPVDLKSLMNLAVTPADKRLHDPEWQSYRPAEIDEDENLWEALQDRDILLHHPYESFDILIQLLQMASQDPRVLSIKMTLYRTSGSSPIVKSLKEAAANGKHVTAVVELKARFDEERNIRWAEELERAGVIVVYGIAHLKIHAKALMIVRREEDRIRRYVHLGTGNYNDSTAKLYTDIGLLSSNEEISQDIALVFNAITGYSNIPELRQLVMAPITLKRRLLSLIERETSRSSKDSPGLIRAKMNSLADSDIIKALYKASQEGVRIELNVRGICMLIPGIKNMSENITVVSIIDRYLEHTRLFHFQNGGNDEYYLSSADWMPRNLERRVELMFPVMQEYHKRRLSEVMTVYFNSNMKSHRLMPDGTYRRLEPESGEEPLRAQEEFHRMAYRKTEAVPVSPRREFTVRRKAPKVD, from the coding sequence ATGAGCAGCACAAAACAATCTCCCAGATACAGGTTTTTCAACAGGGATCTGAGCTGGCTGGAATTCAATCGCAGAGTACTCTCCGAAGGTCTCGATCAGTCGGTTCCTCTGCTGGAACGGATGAAATTCCTGGCCATTACAAGTTCGAACTTTGACGAATTCTTTATGGTCAGGGTCGCCACCCTGAAACGGGCAGTGCGCCACGGAGACGCAATAACCTGCCCATCCGGGCTGAGCCCCTCTGAACAGCTGGAGGAAATTGACCGCAGGGTCCGTTCAATAACGGAACAGCAGTATTCATGTCTGAAAAACGAGCTTATTCCGTCCCTGAAAAAAGCAGGGGTCACCTACGCCCCTCCGGAAGAGTGGAACCAGCAGCAGATACGGGCCATAGGAGATCTGTTTAACGAGGAGATTTTTCCCGTAATCAGTCCCGTCAGGATTACCGGGGAGGAATCCTTTCCTTTTATCTGCGGACTGCGCCTTCACATCCTCTTTTCCCTCAAGCGCCCGGGAGAAGCGGAGGAAAAGTACGCCCTGGTGCAGATACCGGAGTCCCAGCAGCGGGTTATATTCATTCCTGATCCAGGCTCCGGCAAGATCTTCACCCTCCTTGACGACATTATCCTTCATATGGCGGAGAACCTCTTCCCGGGGTATGAGATTTCTGAGGCCGCCATTTTTCGGCTGACCCGGGACGCCGATATGGGAGTGGATGAACAGCGGGACGAGGACTTTGTCGAGGCCATGGAAGAGATCATCCAGAGCCGCCGCACAAGCCGGGTCGTACGCCTCGAGATCAGTACCCGTTCGGATAAGCTGAGGAACCTGATTATCGAGAAGCTGGATATCGACACCAGGGATATTTACTCAATCGACGGCCCGGTGGACCTCAAGAGCCTGATGAACCTGGCCGTTACTCCTGCTGACAAGAGACTTCATGATCCGGAATGGCAGAGCTACCGGCCTGCGGAAATCGATGAAGACGAAAACCTGTGGGAAGCCCTGCAGGACCGGGACATCCTGCTCCATCACCCCTATGAAAGTTTCGATATACTGATTCAGCTGCTGCAGATGGCAAGCCAGGACCCCAGGGTGCTCTCTATCAAGATGACCCTGTACCGCACTTCCGGATCCTCCCCCATTGTGAAATCCTTGAAGGAAGCCGCAGCCAACGGCAAACACGTGACTGCAGTGGTGGAACTCAAGGCCCGCTTCGATGAAGAACGCAACATCCGCTGGGCGGAGGAGCTGGAACGGGCCGGAGTCATAGTGGTCTACGGTATCGCCCACCTGAAAATCCACGCTAAAGCCCTCATGATCGTCCGCCGCGAAGAGGACCGCATCCGCCGTTACGTGCACCTGGGTACCGGTAACTATAACGACTCGACGGCGAAACTCTATACCGATATCGGTCTTTTAAGCTCCAATGAGGAGATCAGTCAGGATATCGCCCTGGTTTTTAACGCCATAACCGGCTACTCGAACATACCGGAGCTGCGGCAGCTTGTTATGGCTCCCATTACCCTGAAACGGAGGCTTCTGAGCCTGATTGAACGGGAGACTTCCAGATCCAGCAAGGATTCCCCGGGACTCATACGTGCAAAGATGAACTCCCTGGCGGATTCGGATATCATCAAGGCCCTCTACAAGGCTTCCCAGGAGGGAGTCAGAATAGAGCTGAATGTGCGGGGTATCTGCATGCTGATTCCGGGCATAAAGAACATGAGCGAGAACATCACCGTGGTATCCATCATCGACCGCTACCTGGAGCATACACGGCTGTTCCACTTCCAGAACGGCGGAAACGACGAGTATTACCTCTCCAGTGCCGACTGGATGCCCCGAAACCTGGAACGCAGGGTGGAACTGATGTTTCCGGTAATGCAGGAGTACCATAAGCGGCGACTCTCGGAGGTAATGACAGTCTATTTCAACTCGAACATGAAGAGCCACCGGCTGATGCCCGACGGAACTTATCGCCGGCTCGAACCGGAATCCGGGGAAGAGCCCCTGCGGGCCCAGGAGGAGTTCCATCGCATGGCATACCGCAAGACAGAGGCGGTTCCTGTGTCTCCCAGGAGGGAGTTTACCGTTCGCAGAAAAGCCCCGAAAGTGGACTGA